Proteins from a genomic interval of Scylla paramamosain isolate STU-SP2022 chromosome 26, ASM3559412v1, whole genome shotgun sequence:
- the LOC135113648 gene encoding putative uncharacterized protein DDB_G0281733 — protein sequence MAQDGEDIVPLDPELLAELEEEAASCYTEEDNQFTEHCKKSLSKPPILPADRFDCKRQCRGNFRHQDYRKEGGCRDQGEYRGHGNYRDCGNYRDHRREYSDHRQGRFGSDHRDHDDSRRDSEKRKYRSERESDEYGRRNYQSSRYYNEWGGGSSC from the exons ATGGCACAAGACGGGGAGGACATAGTGCCTCTCGACCCCGAGCTTCTGgctgagctggaggaggaagcagccTCTTGCTATACTGAGGAGGATAACCAGTTTACAGAG CACTGCAAGAAGAGCCTATCTAAGCCGCCAATACTCCCTGCTGACAGATTTGACTGCAAAAGACAGTGCAGAGGCAACTTTAGGCATCAAGactacaggaaggaaggaggctgcAGGGATCAAGGGGAGTACAGAGGTCATGGGAATTATAGGGATTGTGGGAATTACAGGGATCACAGGAGGGAATATTCTGACCACAGGCAAGGGAGGTTTGGCAGTGACCACAGAGATCATGATGACAGCAGAAGGGATAGCGAGAAGAGGAAGTACAGGtctgagagggagagtgatgagTATGGAAGAAGGAATTACCAGTCCAGCAGATACTACAATGAGTGGGGGGGGGGATCATCCTGTTGA